The Rhodopseudomonas palustris genome window below encodes:
- a CDS encoding ANTAR domain-containing response regulator, with translation MDHSLNIVIVDENPVRAAILTEGLREAGMTEITHLEGTTNLLARIYQIDPDVILIDLENPSRDMLEQMFQVSRIVKRPIAMFVDQSDTASIQASVDAGVSAYIVDGLKKERMKHILDLCISRFNAFAKLETELSNARSALEDRKVIDRAKGILMKAKGLTEEQAYVLLRTTAMNEKKKIAEIAQSVITASEMLK, from the coding sequence ATGGACCATTCGCTCAACATCGTCATCGTCGATGAGAACCCGGTGCGCGCCGCGATTCTCACCGAGGGCCTGCGCGAAGCCGGGATGACAGAAATCACCCATCTCGAAGGCACCACCAACCTGTTGGCGCGGATCTACCAGATCGATCCGGACGTGATCCTGATCGACCTCGAGAACCCGAGCCGCGACATGCTGGAGCAGATGTTCCAGGTCAGCCGCATCGTGAAGCGGCCGATCGCGATGTTCGTCGACCAGAGCGACACCGCCTCGATCCAGGCTTCGGTCGATGCCGGCGTGTCCGCCTACATCGTCGACGGGCTGAAGAAGGAGCGGATGAAGCACATCCTCGATCTGTGCATCTCGCGCTTCAACGCCTTCGCCAAGCTCGAGACCGAGCTGAGCAACGCCCGCTCGGCGCTGGAGGACCGGAAGGTGATCGACCGCGCCAAGGGCATCCTGATGAAGGCCAAGGGCCTGACCGAGGAGCAGGCCTACGTGCTGCTGCGGACCACCGCGATGAACGAGAAGAAGAAGATCGCCGAGATCGCCCAGTCGGTGATCACGGCTTCGGAGATGCTGAAATGA